From the genome of Rathayibacter sp. VKM Ac-2759, one region includes:
- a CDS encoding sigma-70 family RNA polymerase sigma factor has product MSGLESASDALLAERSAEGDVRAFEVLVKRHQSILRAYAWRLTGSQADASDAVQNALITVWAQLPQLKEPASVRSWMMRIVSRSSVDLLRQRRPTDDVDAVEHPPAREPGPFEAAEQSDAMKALAHALSELPESQRQCWLLREVGGESYGEIAEHLGITPTAVRGKLARARESLVVAMEDWR; this is encoded by the coding sequence GTGAGCGGTCTGGAGTCGGCGAGCGACGCGCTCCTCGCCGAGCGCTCGGCCGAGGGCGATGTGCGCGCCTTCGAAGTGCTCGTGAAGCGGCACCAGTCGATCCTGCGCGCCTACGCCTGGCGGCTGACCGGCTCGCAGGCGGACGCCTCCGATGCGGTGCAGAACGCGCTGATCACGGTGTGGGCCCAGCTCCCGCAGCTCAAGGAGCCCGCGAGCGTCCGGAGCTGGATGATGCGGATCGTGAGCCGGTCCAGCGTCGACCTGCTGCGCCAGCGCCGGCCCACCGACGACGTCGACGCCGTGGAGCATCCGCCGGCCCGCGAGCCGGGACCGTTCGAGGCGGCCGAGCAGAGCGACGCGATGAAGGCGCTCGCGCACGCGCTCTCGGAGCTGCCCGAGTCGCAGCGGCAGTGCTGGCTGCTCCGCGAGGTCGGCGGCGAGTCGTACGGTGAGATCGCCGAGCACCTGGGGATCACCCCGACCGCGGTGCGCGGGAAGCTCGCCCGGGCGAGGGAGTCGCTGGTCGTTGCGATGGAGGACTGGCGATGA
- a CDS encoding Asp23/Gls24 family envelope stress response protein, whose translation MNADERPVVPGGDDAPEAVVAGAPALEERGIDELSDYLDRGRIPYDPVIEESPEHRRTLRALERVRALSTALIDDDAERLPAPDESWFGSILTQARREARAGRDIPLASVEPDVSLTITEGAVRGLVREAGDSVPGVLVGRCRLLGDIDEPGVEVVVDVTISVFWGVPIAEAAQQVRERIHSRLLTQTELRVSTIDVRVEDVYLPGAEES comes from the coding sequence ATGAACGCGGACGAGAGGCCGGTCGTCCCCGGGGGCGACGACGCTCCCGAGGCGGTGGTGGCCGGTGCGCCGGCCCTGGAGGAGCGCGGCATCGACGAGCTGAGCGACTACCTCGACCGCGGGCGCATCCCCTACGACCCGGTGATCGAGGAGTCGCCCGAGCATCGGCGCACGCTGCGCGCCCTCGAGCGCGTGCGCGCACTCTCGACGGCGCTCATCGACGACGACGCCGAGCGCCTGCCCGCGCCCGACGAGAGCTGGTTCGGCTCGATCCTGACCCAGGCCCGCCGCGAGGCCCGCGCCGGGCGCGACATCCCGCTCGCCAGCGTCGAGCCGGACGTCTCGCTGACGATCACCGAGGGCGCCGTGCGCGGTCTCGTGCGCGAGGCCGGCGACAGCGTCCCCGGAGTGCTGGTCGGCCGCTGCCGCCTCCTCGGCGACATCGACGAGCCCGGGGTCGAGGTCGTGGTCGACGTGACGATCTCGGTGTTCTGGGGCGTCCCGATCGCGGAGGCGGCCCAGCAGGTCCGCGAGCGCATCCACTCCCGCCTGCTCACCCAGACCGAGCTGCGCGTCTCGACGATCGACGTGCGCGTCGAGGACGTCTACCTGCCGGGGGCGGAGGAGTCGTGA
- a CDS encoding DUF559 domain-containing protein: MTAELPEGVFRVSEGCAAGATRAAMRAVEAPVRGVRTVRPATTLADRCSALLYRLGREAFVCGPTAALLWGAPLELRWERRGEIDVAVAFPLRAPHATGIAGRSLALDPSIEVLSYPLGRLTTPARTWCDLGVVLELPDLVAVGDHLLHRGICTAEALHDAVERYRSRRGLRRVRQALGLLDARAESRPESLVRVALVLAGIQGIEANVEIYDAAVFLGRVDLCIARARVIVEYHGDYHRVERDRWRRDRARIGRLRAAGWFVIELTGDDLADLASVVAQVQTAVRR; encoded by the coding sequence GTGACAGCTGAGCTTCCCGAGGGCGTGTTCCGGGTGTCGGAGGGGTGCGCCGCCGGCGCGACGAGAGCTGCGATGCGCGCGGTCGAGGCGCCGGTGCGCGGAGTCCGAACGGTACGACCGGCGACCACTCTCGCCGACCGCTGCTCGGCGCTCCTGTACCGGCTCGGGAGGGAGGCCTTCGTCTGCGGCCCGACGGCCGCGCTGCTCTGGGGAGCCCCGCTCGAGCTCCGGTGGGAGCGACGGGGAGAGATCGACGTCGCCGTCGCCTTCCCGTTGCGCGCCCCGCACGCCACCGGCATCGCCGGACGGTCCCTCGCCCTCGACCCCTCCATCGAGGTGCTGTCCTACCCGCTCGGGCGGTTGACGACGCCGGCGCGCACCTGGTGCGATCTCGGCGTCGTCCTCGAACTGCCGGACCTCGTCGCCGTCGGCGACCATCTCCTGCACCGGGGGATCTGCACCGCGGAGGCGCTCCACGACGCGGTGGAGCGCTACCGCTCCCGGCGAGGCCTCCGCAGGGTCCGACAGGCGCTGGGCCTCCTCGATGCTCGAGCAGAGTCGAGACCCGAGAGCCTCGTCCGCGTCGCTCTCGTCCTCGCCGGGATCCAGGGCATCGAGGCGAACGTCGAGATCTACGACGCCGCGGTGTTCCTCGGACGAGTGGACCTCTGCATCGCCCGCGCCCGGGTGATCGTCGAGTACCACGGCGACTACCACAGGGTGGAGCGCGACCGCTGGCGCCGCGACCGCGCCCGGATCGGTCGCCTCCGCGCGGCCGGCTGGTTCGTCATCGAGCTCACGGGCGACGACCTCGCCGACCTCGCCTCCGTCGTCGCGCAGGTCCAGACGGCCGTTCGACGCTGA
- the pheA gene encoding prephenate dehydratase: MPDSSSHPRTYSYLGPSGTFTEAALAQVPEARGHEWRSVANVGEALGDLVSGRSAGAVIAIENSVEGGVTAAQDALAKIPGLRIVGEYLVPVSFILVGRPGTRLEDVRVVAAHPVAYGQCRLWLDREIPSHEYLPASSNVQATIDLLDGAPAQAAIAPPGIVAHHDVEVLAEKIGDNPHAVTRFVHVSRSTALPEPTGADKTSLIVELPSDEPGSLLDMLEQFATRGVNLSMIQSRPIGDALGRYRFVIDLDGHAHDERVADALLGLRRFSPRVIFLGSYPRADRRPVSYVRRYDDEVFIEARDWLRGILSNEPEVDDDGARR, from the coding sequence ATGCCCGACAGCTCCTCGCATCCCCGTACCTACAGCTATCTCGGGCCCTCCGGCACCTTCACGGAGGCGGCGCTCGCGCAGGTTCCCGAGGCGCGCGGCCACGAGTGGCGCAGCGTGGCGAACGTGGGGGAGGCGCTGGGTGATCTGGTCTCGGGCCGCAGTGCTGGAGCGGTGATCGCGATCGAGAACTCGGTCGAGGGAGGCGTGACCGCCGCGCAGGACGCCCTCGCGAAGATCCCGGGGCTGCGCATCGTCGGCGAGTACCTCGTCCCGGTGTCCTTCATCCTCGTCGGCCGCCCCGGCACGCGCCTCGAGGACGTCCGCGTCGTCGCCGCGCACCCCGTCGCCTACGGGCAGTGCCGCCTCTGGCTCGACCGCGAGATCCCGAGCCACGAGTACCTGCCCGCGTCCAGCAACGTGCAGGCCACGATCGATCTGCTCGACGGGGCGCCCGCGCAGGCCGCGATCGCGCCTCCGGGGATCGTCGCCCACCACGACGTCGAGGTGCTGGCCGAGAAGATCGGCGACAACCCCCACGCGGTCACGCGCTTCGTGCACGTCTCGCGCTCGACCGCCCTCCCCGAGCCGACCGGCGCCGACAAGACCAGCCTCATCGTCGAGCTGCCCTCCGACGAGCCGGGCTCGCTCCTGGACATGCTCGAGCAGTTCGCCACCCGCGGGGTGAACCTGAGCATGATCCAGTCGCGCCCGATCGGGGACGCCCTCGGGCGCTACCGCTTCGTGATCGATCTGGACGGGCACGCCCACGACGAGCGGGTCGCGGACGCGCTGCTCGGGCTCCGCCGCTTCAGCCCCCGGGTGATCTTCCTCGGCTCGTATCCCCGCGCGGATCGCCGTCCGGTCTCGTACGTGCGACGCTACGACGACGAGGTGTTCATCGAGGCCCGCGACTGGCTGCGCGGGATCCTGAGCAACGAGCCGGAGGTCGATGATGACGGAGCGCGACGGTAG
- a CDS encoding Asp23/Gls24 family envelope stress response protein, producing MSDTTRTPSPATTPRVDKAAVETVTSLGASTASGVAQGRTVIDDAVIAKVAGIAAREVPGVFALGNNAARAFGAIRSAVGGNDLAQGVRVEVGETQVAVDVTLVVEYPVPMQSVADAVRDSVAEAITGLVGMSVAEINVAIVDVHIPGDDKTEADADAESRVR from the coding sequence ATGAGCGACACCACCCGCACCCCCAGCCCCGCCACCACGCCCCGCGTCGACAAGGCGGCCGTCGAGACCGTCACGAGCCTCGGTGCCAGCACCGCCTCGGGCGTCGCCCAGGGCCGCACCGTCATCGACGACGCCGTCATCGCCAAGGTCGCCGGCATCGCGGCCCGCGAGGTCCCCGGAGTCTTCGCCCTCGGCAACAACGCCGCCCGCGCCTTCGGAGCGATCCGCTCGGCCGTCGGCGGCAACGACCTGGCGCAGGGCGTCCGCGTCGAGGTCGGCGAGACCCAGGTCGCGGTCGACGTGACCCTCGTCGTCGAGTACCCCGTCCCGATGCAGTCGGTCGCCGACGCCGTCCGCGACTCGGTCGCCGAGGCGATCACCGGACTCGTCGGCATGAGCGTCGCCGAGATCAACGTCGCGATCGTCGACGTGCACATCCCCGGTGACGACAAGACCGAGGCCGACGCCGACGCCGAGAGCCGCGTCCGATGA
- a CDS encoding DUF2273 domain-containing protein: protein MSDPRTPSPAPASRGTVLGVVVGAILAFAALLFGFWGFVLTAVFMALGVVITRMLDGTLDVRSLVDVFRGRTTSR from the coding sequence ATGAGCGACCCCCGCACCCCGTCCCCCGCTCCGGCGAGCCGCGGCACCGTGCTCGGTGTCGTGGTCGGCGCGATCCTCGCCTTCGCGGCCCTGCTCTTCGGCTTCTGGGGCTTCGTCCTCACCGCCGTGTTCATGGCCCTCGGCGTCGTGATCACCCGCATGCTCGACGGCACGCTCGACGTGCGCAGCCTCGTGGACGTGTTCCGCGGCCGCACGACCTCCCGCTAG
- a CDS encoding DUF6286 domain-containing protein, which produces MSPAPSPRDAAPDTRYRRFLRRETHRSRSAAQIVVLVLIALVAAYVGVEAVLAVLGATPLLIAPSALLAALVGVGDLVPAALIGIAVGVAVLALILLVLALAPGHRARHTVEDDRLAVVVDDGVIASALARSARAVARSRREDTSASLGRRTAVIEITPASGIAVDKAAVQSAVDEEIARIAPQPATRTSVRIAESGRI; this is translated from the coding sequence ATGAGCCCCGCACCGTCGCCCCGCGACGCAGCGCCCGACACGCGCTACCGCCGCTTCCTCCGCCGCGAGACGCACCGGTCCCGCTCCGCCGCGCAGATCGTCGTCCTGGTGCTGATCGCACTGGTCGCGGCCTACGTCGGCGTCGAGGCCGTGCTCGCCGTCCTCGGTGCGACACCGCTCCTGATCGCTCCGTCCGCACTGCTGGCGGCGCTCGTCGGGGTCGGCGATCTCGTCCCGGCCGCCCTGATCGGCATCGCCGTCGGGGTCGCCGTGCTCGCGCTGATCCTGCTCGTGCTCGCCCTCGCCCCGGGTCACCGGGCGCGGCACACCGTCGAGGACGACCGTCTCGCGGTCGTCGTCGACGACGGAGTGATCGCCTCCGCTCTCGCCCGCTCGGCCCGAGCGGTCGCCCGCTCGCGACGCGAGGACACCAGCGCCTCGCTCGGCCGCCGCACCGCGGTGATCGAGATCACGCCGGCGTCCGGCATCGCCGTCGACAAGGCGGCCGTCCAGTCCGCCGTCGACGAGGAGATCGCCCGCATCGCCCCGCAGCCCGCCACTCGGACGTCCGTCCGCATCGCCGAATCCGGGAGGATCTGA
- a CDS encoding aldo/keto reductase: MDTRTLGRTGAPVSVVGLGTWQLGADWGDVAESDALAILDAAVESGVTLFDTADVYGDGRSERTIGAYRAAHPDAEVFVATKMGRRVDQVPENYVLQNFRAWTDRSRTNLGVDTLDLVQLHCPPTSVYSDDAVFDALDTLVAEGAIANYGVSVERTQEALTAIARPNVASVQIILNAFRLKPLDEVLPAAREAGVGILARVPLASGLLSGRYTTETTFAADDHRNYNRDGSAFDVGETFSGVDFATGVEAAQEFSRLAADHGLAPATAALAWIIQQSGVTAVIPGARSVEQARANATASDAAPLGPAFMESVNALYDTHFRPAVHPRW, translated from the coding sequence ATGGACACTCGAACTCTCGGACGCACAGGTGCGCCCGTCTCCGTCGTCGGCCTCGGAACCTGGCAGCTCGGTGCCGACTGGGGTGACGTCGCCGAGAGCGACGCCCTCGCGATCCTCGATGCCGCCGTGGAGTCGGGGGTGACGCTCTTCGACACCGCCGACGTCTACGGCGACGGCCGCAGCGAGCGCACCATCGGCGCCTACCGCGCCGCGCACCCCGACGCCGAGGTGTTCGTCGCGACGAAGATGGGCCGCCGCGTCGACCAGGTGCCCGAGAACTACGTGCTCCAGAACTTCCGCGCCTGGACCGACCGCTCGCGCACGAACCTCGGAGTCGACACGCTCGACCTGGTGCAGCTGCACTGCCCGCCCACCTCCGTCTACTCCGACGACGCCGTCTTCGACGCGCTCGACACCCTCGTCGCCGAGGGCGCCATCGCGAACTACGGCGTCTCGGTCGAGCGCACCCAGGAGGCGCTCACCGCTATCGCCCGCCCGAACGTCGCGAGCGTGCAGATCATCCTCAACGCGTTCCGCCTGAAGCCGCTCGACGAGGTGCTGCCGGCCGCCCGTGAGGCGGGCGTCGGGATCCTCGCGCGCGTGCCGCTGGCCTCCGGACTGCTCAGCGGCCGCTACACGACCGAGACCACGTTCGCTGCGGACGACCACCGCAACTACAACCGCGACGGCTCCGCGTTCGACGTCGGCGAGACGTTCTCGGGCGTCGACTTCGCGACCGGCGTCGAGGCGGCCCAGGAGTTCTCGCGCCTCGCCGCCGACCACGGACTCGCGCCGGCCACCGCCGCGCTCGCCTGGATCATCCAGCAGAGCGGAGTGACGGCCGTCATCCCCGGCGCCCGCTCGGTCGAGCAGGCGCGCGCGAACGCCACCGCCTCCGACGCGGCCCCCCTCGGCCCGGCCTTCATGGAGTCGGTGAACGCCCTCTACGACACCCACTTCCGCCCCGCGGTGCACCCCCGCTGGTAG
- a CDS encoding ribokinase, translating to MPLVVLGSANLDHVHRVARIPAPGETVLALDHRTFPGGKGLNQAVAAARTAPGTAFITSLGHDAAGDELAGVLAEEPLELAARRTDERTGTAQITVDDRGENAIVVDSGANAALLDLTAEERTLIEGASALLLQLEIPVATVLEAARAGAARTILNAAPIGPLPEELLAALDVLIVNEHEARELAADRGIEAADDTALALALTALVPLVLVTLGSDGVVIAVRDREPVVAPAFRVEVVDTTGAGDTFCGAFSARLAESGADLGDPEALVPLVRWATAAAAISVTRPGAAVSAPTAAETEAFLAQR from the coding sequence ATGCCCCTCGTCGTCCTCGGAAGCGCCAACCTCGATCACGTGCACCGCGTCGCCCGCATCCCCGCCCCGGGAGAGACGGTGCTCGCCCTCGACCACCGCACGTTCCCCGGCGGCAAGGGCCTGAACCAGGCGGTCGCGGCGGCCCGCACCGCCCCGGGCACGGCCTTCATCACCAGCCTCGGCCACGACGCGGCGGGCGACGAGCTCGCGGGCGTGCTCGCCGAGGAGCCGCTCGAGCTGGCCGCGCGCCGGACCGACGAGCGCACCGGCACCGCGCAGATCACGGTGGACGACCGCGGCGAGAACGCGATCGTGGTCGACTCCGGCGCCAACGCCGCCCTGCTCGACCTCACGGCGGAGGAGCGGACGCTGATCGAGGGCGCGTCCGCGCTCCTCCTGCAGCTCGAGATCCCCGTCGCGACGGTGCTCGAGGCGGCCCGAGCGGGGGCGGCCCGCACGATCCTCAACGCCGCCCCGATCGGGCCGCTGCCGGAGGAGCTGCTCGCCGCACTCGACGTGCTGATCGTCAACGAGCACGAGGCGCGCGAGCTCGCGGCCGACCGCGGCATCGAAGCAGCAGACGACACCGCCCTGGCGCTGGCGCTCACGGCTCTCGTGCCGCTGGTGCTGGTGACGCTCGGCTCCGACGGCGTCGTCATCGCCGTCCGCGACCGCGAGCCGGTCGTCGCTCCGGCGTTCCGGGTCGAGGTCGTCGACACCACAGGGGCGGGCGACACCTTCTGCGGCGCGTTCTCGGCCCGCCTCGCCGAGAGCGGCGCCGACCTCGGCGATCCGGAGGCGCTGGTCCCGCTGGTCCGCTGGGCGACGGCCGCCGCGGCGATCTCGGTCACACGGCCCGGTGCCGCGGTGTCGGCGCCGACCGCCGCCGAGACGGAGGCGTTCCTCGCCCAGCGCTGA
- a CDS encoding M15 family metallopeptidase: MSSSENDPQRSRPVRRRALVIGGVAVAAGATAFGVGAVIGGGRGAGSTPSPTVPGPTATPAPSATATPTPAPAPTATPTPTPTPGIDLTANSVDDPASVWVVVNKLRTLSPVDYVPADLVYPDVSYVNRQPMRQATADALVPLFAAASSEAGLSLSVQSAYRSYDTQVSVYAGWVSTRGQAGADATSARPGHSEHQTGWAVDVVGASGTCALEICWGDTPEGQWVGANAHRFGFLVRYKPDATPITGYESEPYHLRYVGPELSQYLHDQGIETLERLFGLPDAPDYASGTTG; encoded by the coding sequence ATGAGCTCGAGCGAGAACGATCCCCAGCGCTCCCGTCCCGTCCGGCGCCGGGCGCTCGTCATCGGAGGCGTCGCGGTGGCGGCGGGCGCCACGGCGTTCGGCGTGGGCGCGGTCATCGGAGGGGGACGCGGCGCCGGGTCGACCCCGAGTCCGACGGTCCCCGGGCCGACCGCGACGCCGGCCCCGAGCGCGACGGCGACGCCCACCCCGGCGCCCGCTCCCACGGCCACCCCCACGCCGACCCCCACTCCGGGGATCGACCTGACGGCGAACTCGGTCGACGACCCGGCGAGCGTCTGGGTGGTCGTCAACAAGCTGCGCACGCTCTCGCCGGTCGACTACGTGCCCGCGGATCTCGTCTACCCCGACGTCTCCTACGTCAACCGCCAGCCGATGCGGCAGGCGACCGCCGATGCGCTCGTCCCCCTCTTCGCGGCGGCGTCGTCGGAGGCGGGGCTCTCGCTCTCCGTGCAGAGCGCGTACCGCTCCTACGACACCCAGGTCAGCGTCTACGCGGGCTGGGTGTCGACCCGGGGGCAGGCCGGCGCGGATGCGACCAGCGCCCGCCCCGGGCACAGCGAGCACCAGACGGGGTGGGCCGTCGACGTCGTCGGCGCCTCGGGGACCTGCGCGCTCGAGATCTGCTGGGGGGACACTCCGGAGGGGCAGTGGGTCGGCGCGAACGCGCACCGCTTCGGATTCCTCGTCCGCTACAAGCCCGACGCCACCCCGATCACCGGCTACGAATCGGAGCCGTACCACCTGCGCTACGTCGGTCCCGAGCTGTCGCAGTATCTGCACGACCAGGGGATCGAGACGCTCGAGCGTCTGTTCGGACTTCCGGATGCGCCCGATTACGCGTCCGGCACCACTGGCTGA
- the pgm gene encoding phosphoglucomutase (alpha-D-glucose-1,6-bisphosphate-dependent): MTDRAGKPAQASDLIDVEALVRAYYDNKPDVSDPLQKVVFGTSGHRGSSFDTAFNEDHIAAVTQAIVEYRTNEGITGPLFIGADTHGLSRPALTTALEVLVANRVRVLVDEFDDFVPTPALSHAILRYNNDPSHTDRADGIVVTPSHNPPRDGGFKYNPPHGGPADSDATTWIANRANELIADGNRDVKSAEPSAVETYDYRTHYVADLANIIDIDAIKKAGVRIGADPLGGASVHYWQLIAEMYELDLTVVNGEVDPAWGFMTLDWDGKIRMDPSSPSAMASVVARAGEYDILTGNDADADRHGIVTPDGGLMNPNHYLAVAIDYLYRHRSGWREDAAIGKTLVSSSIIDRVAESLGRRLWEVPVGFKWFVPGLVDGSVGFGGEESAGASFLRFDGTVWTTDKDGILLALLASEIVAVTGKSPSALYRELTEKFGDPVYERVDAVATKAQKAALGKLDGDAIPATTLAGEEIIAKLSKAPGNGAGVGGVKVVTENAWFAARPSGTEDVYKIYAESFRGLDHLHEVQAEARTIVDGALGS; the protein is encoded by the coding sequence ATGACCGATCGCGCAGGGAAGCCGGCACAGGCCTCCGATCTCATCGACGTCGAAGCCCTCGTGAGGGCCTACTACGACAACAAGCCCGACGTGTCCGATCCGCTGCAGAAGGTGGTCTTCGGGACCTCCGGGCACCGCGGATCGTCCTTCGACACGGCCTTCAACGAGGACCACATCGCCGCAGTGACGCAGGCGATCGTCGAGTACCGCACGAACGAGGGCATCACCGGGCCCCTCTTCATCGGCGCCGACACCCACGGCCTCTCGCGCCCGGCGCTGACCACGGCGCTCGAGGTGCTCGTCGCGAACCGGGTGCGGGTGCTCGTCGACGAGTTCGACGACTTCGTGCCCACTCCGGCGCTCAGCCACGCCATCCTCCGCTACAACAACGACCCGTCGCACACCGACCGCGCCGACGGCATCGTCGTGACGCCGTCGCACAACCCGCCCCGCGACGGCGGCTTCAAGTACAACCCTCCGCACGGCGGTCCCGCCGACTCCGACGCCACGACCTGGATCGCGAACCGCGCCAACGAGCTGATCGCCGACGGCAACCGCGACGTGAAGTCGGCCGAGCCGAGCGCCGTCGAGACCTACGACTACCGCACCCACTACGTCGCGGACCTCGCGAACATCATCGACATCGACGCCATCAAGAAGGCCGGCGTGCGCATCGGAGCGGACCCGCTCGGCGGCGCCTCCGTGCACTACTGGCAGCTCATCGCCGAGATGTACGAGCTCGACCTGACCGTCGTCAACGGCGAGGTCGACCCCGCCTGGGGCTTCATGACCCTCGACTGGGACGGCAAGATCCGGATGGACCCGTCGTCGCCGAGCGCGATGGCCTCGGTCGTCGCCCGCGCGGGCGAGTACGACATCCTGACCGGCAACGACGCCGACGCCGACCGCCACGGCATCGTCACGCCCGACGGCGGGCTGATGAACCCCAACCACTACCTCGCCGTCGCGATCGACTACCTGTACCGCCACCGCTCCGGCTGGCGCGAGGACGCGGCGATCGGCAAGACCCTCGTCTCGTCCTCGATCATCGACCGCGTGGCCGAGTCGCTCGGACGCCGCCTCTGGGAGGTGCCGGTCGGCTTCAAGTGGTTCGTGCCCGGCCTCGTCGACGGGTCGGTCGGCTTCGGCGGCGAGGAGTCGGCGGGCGCGTCGTTCCTCCGCTTCGACGGCACCGTCTGGACGACCGACAAGGACGGCATCCTGCTGGCGCTGCTCGCCTCCGAGATCGTGGCCGTCACGGGCAAGAGCCCCTCAGCGCTCTACCGCGAGCTGACGGAGAAGTTCGGCGACCCGGTCTACGAGCGCGTCGACGCCGTGGCCACGAAGGCGCAGAAGGCGGCGCTCGGCAAGCTCGACGGCGACGCGATCCCGGCGACCACGCTGGCCGGCGAGGAGATCATCGCGAAGCTCTCGAAGGCGCCGGGCAACGGCGCGGGCGTCGGCGGAGTCAAGGTCGTCACCGAGAACGCGTGGTTCGCCGCGCGCCCCTCGGGCACCGAGGACGTCTACAAGATCTACGCCGAGAGCTTCCGCGGCCTGGACCACCTGCACGAGGTGCAGGCCGAGGCCCGCACGATCGTCGACGGAGCCCTCGGCTCCTGA
- a CDS encoding CsbD family protein, producing the protein MGADDKIRNAAENLVGKAKETVGKLTDNERLEAEGRADQTGAKAKKVGEDVKDVFKN; encoded by the coding sequence ATGGGTGCAGACGACAAGATCCGCAACGCCGCCGAGAACCTGGTCGGAAAGGCGAAGGAGACGGTCGGCAAGCTGACCGACAACGAGCGCCTCGAGGCCGAGGGCCGTGCCGACCAGACCGGAGCCAAGGCCAAGAAGGTCGGCGAGGACGTCAAGGACGTCTTCAAGAACTGA
- a CDS encoding amidase domain-containing protein codes for MPHRSTGSTPDSPSEQTSLAETGAPLTRREAREREGRLRSADVRSAPDAAPTASRPPHSTAEPVFASRRDRRAAEGHQARVAPAPRGSSFFRPSRRHLVLAMSGGLVVVAVATGASLTIGASGSAESASATSAGTPSPTATPTTVAVLPATTASERVVLSAVSTTTGTVAGGTSVTLSGSNLDAVATVRFGDAEGAVAVENADQITVTAPPASGEAEGVVPVAFFDADGAPITFDAVTDAAAAVTVDGTPAESVQSAVDSTDADADTTAVPAATAEPAADLEAPTATASPSPTATGVLATTKVVASAITFAYTPDPAIEAAKAAAALEASRLASQLDYLETYWSDYNSAQYGVISGNDCVNFASQSLIARGWTMDAEWSYSSTGGYSSAWASSTAFNSYLAAHPERATALSDAQRDQVKVGDVVQFDWDGSGDWDHTGIVTSVDGDTILYSSHTVDNFDQSIDSASAARIMFWSV; via the coding sequence GTGCCCCATCGCTCCACCGGTTCCACCCCCGATTCACCCTCCGAGCAGACCTCGCTCGCCGAGACCGGCGCCCCGCTGACCCGCCGTGAGGCGCGCGAGCGCGAGGGCCGACTCCGATCCGCCGATGTCCGATCGGCTCCGGACGCGGCCCCCACCGCCTCCCGCCCGCCGCACTCGACGGCCGAGCCGGTCTTCGCCTCGCGTCGCGACCGCCGCGCCGCCGAGGGACACCAGGCCCGGGTCGCCCCCGCCCCCCGGGGCTCCTCCTTCTTCCGGCCGTCGCGCCGGCATCTCGTGCTCGCGATGTCGGGCGGGCTCGTCGTCGTCGCGGTCGCCACCGGCGCGAGCCTGACCATCGGAGCGTCCGGCTCGGCGGAGTCGGCCTCCGCCACGTCCGCGGGCACTCCCTCGCCGACGGCGACGCCGACCACGGTCGCCGTGCTGCCGGCCACGACCGCCTCCGAGCGCGTCGTCCTCAGTGCGGTCTCGACCACCACCGGCACCGTCGCGGGAGGCACGAGCGTCACGCTCTCGGGCTCGAACCTCGACGCCGTCGCGACCGTCCGCTTCGGGGACGCCGAGGGCGCGGTCGCCGTCGAGAACGCCGACCAGATCACCGTCACCGCGCCGCCCGCCTCCGGCGAGGCCGAGGGCGTCGTGCCGGTCGCGTTCTTCGACGCCGACGGAGCGCCGATCACCTTCGACGCGGTCACCGATGCGGCCGCGGCCGTGACCGTCGACGGCACCCCGGCCGAGTCAGTCCAGTCGGCCGTCGACTCGACCGACGCCGACGCCGACACCACCGCGGTGCCCGCCGCGACCGCCGAGCCCGCGGCCGACCTCGAGGCTCCGACCGCCACCGCCTCGCCCAGCCCCACGGCGACCGGCGTCCTCGCGACCACGAAGGTCGTCGCCTCCGCGATCACCTTCGCGTACACGCCCGACCCGGCGATCGAGGCCGCCAAGGCCGCCGCGGCGCTCGAGGCCAGCCGTCTGGCCTCGCAGCTCGACTACCTCGAGACCTACTGGTCCGACTACAACTCCGCGCAGTACGGCGTGATCTCGGGCAACGACTGCGTCAACTTCGCCTCGCAGTCGCTGATCGCGCGCGGCTGGACGATGGACGCGGAGTGGAGCTACTCCTCGACCGGCGGCTACAGCTCGGCCTGGGCCTCGTCGACCGCGTTCAACTCCTACCTCGCCGCGCACCCGGAGCGGGCGACCGCGCTGTCGGACGCTCAGCGCGACCAGGTGAAGGTCGGCGACGTCGTGCAGTTCGACTGGGACGGCTCGGGCGACTGGGACCACACCGGCATCGTGACGAGCGTCGACGGCGACACGATCCTCTACTCCTCGCACACGGTCGACAACTTCGACCAGAGCATCGACTCGGCCTCGGCCGCTCGCATCATGTTCTGGAGCGTCTGA